The genomic segment GAGCAGCCCGTGCGCACTTCTGCGGCCTCTCTCTTGGCGGAATGGTTGGCCAGTGGCTCGCGATCAACGCTCCCGAACGACTGGGCCGAATGATCCTCGCCAACACTGCGGCGCGTATCGGCACACAGCAGCTTTGGGAACAAAGAATTGCAACCGTTCGAGAGTCAGGAATGGGCCCTCTTGCTGAGGCCACGCTCACACGATGGTTCACTGCGGAGTACCGTGCCCATCATCCCGATGAGATGGCAATCATGCGACAGATGATCGCGTCCACCGATCCAACTGGATACGCCGCCTGCTGCGGCGTGCTGCGCGACACCGACTTGGGTGATGCGATCGCCGCCTTCAACGAGCCTTGTCTCGTGATCGCTGGCAAGCATGATCCGGCGACTCCTCCGTGTGATGGACAAGCTCTTGCCGCTGCATTAACTCGTGCAGAATACCTCGAACTCGATGCCTCCCACATGTCTGCATGGGAGCAGGCCGATGCCTTTGCTCAAGCAACTCTTTCATTTCTCTCCGGAGGCCCGACCCATGGATGACCGCGAACGCTACGACTCCGGCATGCAGGTGCGAAGAGCTGTGCTCGGTCATGAACACGTCGATCGCGCCGAGCAGAACAAAAGCGGTTTTGACGCAGAATTTCAGGACTTGATCACTCGCTATGCCTGGGGCGAGATATGGACGCGTCCCGGCCTCCCGCGGCATACGCGTAGCCTGTTGACTATCGGATTGATGGTCGCTCTCAACCGCGGCGAAGAGCTCCGCCTCCATCTCAGGGCTGCCCGGAACAACGGTGTAACCGTAGATGAAATCCGCGAGGTACTTCTCCACTGCGCCATCTATTGCGGAGTCCCAGCGGCGAACGCTGCATTCCATGCTGCGCGCGAAATCTTCTCGCTCGATCAGGAGGCGCAGCCGTAACGCATGGCTCGTTCCGAGACACAGGTCGGAATTGTGGGAGCGGGTCCTGCGGGACTCATGCTCTCTCACCTGCTGCATCTCCACGGCATCAGCTCCATCGTCCTCGAAGCGCGATCTCGTGCCTACTGCGAAGAGCGCGTGCGCGCCGGGGTGCTGGAACATACGAGCGTTGAACTGCTCCGAAACGCAGGATTGAGCGAACGCCTGAATCGTGAAGGACTGCAACATCACGGCATCGATATCGGCGTTGACGGCATACGCCACAACATCTCTTTCTTGGAACTCACCGGCAAGTGTGTCACCGTTTACGGTCAGCAGGAAGTCGTCAATGATCTCATAGCCCGCCGCTTTGCCGACAATGGCGACCTGCGCTTCGAATGCGGAGACGTAACTCTGCACGACATCGAAGGGCCGCAGCCGCTCATCCGCACCAATAAGAACGGCAACTTCGACGAGATCCGTTGCGACTACATCGCGGGATGCGACGGCTTCCATGGCATTTCGCGGTTCGCGGTTCCTGCCGGCGCGCTTACCGTCTATGAACGCAACTATCCCTTCGCGTGGCTCGGCATTCTGGCAGAAGCCTCCCCTTCGCGCGACGAGTTGCTGTACATGCATCACGACCGTGGCTTCGCCCTTTACAGCATGCGTTCCACGCGCATCACGCGCCTCTACCTGCAATGCGCCCCCAACGAAAACATCGACAGCTGGAGCGACGATCGCATCTGGAATGAGCTGCGCATCCGCCTCGGCTGCACAGACGGATGGCTGCCCGCCGAAGGTCCGATCCTGCAAAAGAGCGTCACCGGCATGCGCAGCTTCGTGGTTGAACCGCTGCAGTACGGCTGCCTGTTTCTCGCCGGAGATGCAGCCCACATCGTCCCGCCCACCGGCGCCAAAGGTATGAACCTCGCTTTCGCCGATGTTTACTACCTCAGCGAAGCGCTTGACGCACACTATCGCCAAAATAGTGATGAACAGCTCCGGCAATATTCAAGCAAATGTCTGGCTCGCATCTGGAAGGCGCAGCGTTTCTCCTGGTGGATGACCTCGATGCTGCACCGATTTCACGATGAATCCGGATTCGACCACAAGAGGCAGCTCGCCGAGCTGTCTTACGTCACTACATCGCGGGCAGCCGCAACCAGCCTCGCCGAGAATTACGTCGGCCTTCCGCTGTACACATAATCGAATGCACCGCAAATCCGAGAGGAACTAATGTCGCAATACGAAGGAAAGTGGACCACCGTCCGGATCGAAATCGAAGAGAGCATCGCATTCGTCATCTTCAACCGGCCCGAGAAGCGTAACGCGATGAGCCCCACTCTCAACCGCGAAATGCGCGACGTGCTCGAGGCTCTCGAAATCGATGAGCAAGTTAAGGTGCTCGTCCTTACCGGCGCAGGCGAATCGTGGACCGCGGGTATGGACCTCAAAGAATATTTCCGCGAGGTAGACCAATCGCCTGAAATCGTCCAGGAGAAGATCCGTCGCGACGCTTCCACCTGGCAATGGAAGCTTCTGCGTATGTACGCAAAGCCGACGATTGCCATGGTCAACGGCTGGTGCTTCGGAGGCGGCTTTTCGCCGCTGGTCGCGTGCGATCTGGCCATCGCATCAGAGACCGCAGTATTCGGCCTCTCGGAAATCAATTGGGGCATCCCCCCCGGCAATCTCGTGAGCAAGGCGCTCGCCGATACCGTGGGCCACCGCAAGGCACTCGAGTACATCATGACCGGCGAAACCTTCACCGGGTTGCAAGCCGCCGAGATGGGCCTCGTCAACCGTGCCGTGCCGCTAGATAAGCTGCGCGAAGAGACCATCGCCCTCGCGCACAAGCTCGCAGCCAAGAACCCCGTAGTTCTCCGTGCCGCCAAGCACGGCTTCAAACGCTGCCGTGAACTCACCTGGGAGCAAAGCGAGGACTATCTCTACGCCAAGCTCGATCAGGCAACGCTTCGCGATCCCGAGCACGGCCGCGAGAAGGGCCTCAAGCAATTTCTCGATGAGAAGAGCATCAAGCCGGGACTCGAAAGCTATCGCCGATGAAAACCGACCTCATGGATGCGGAGACAAACCCCCTCACTGAACGCCGCAATCTCGATCGCCTGCTGCGGCCGCGGTCCGTCGCGCTCGTAGGCATCTCTGCCACTGCGGGGTCTCTCGGAGAGTGTGTTCTCACCAATCTGGAAAGTTCCGGTTATACCGGCGACATCTGCATCGTGAATCCCAAACGTCCGGTGATTCACGGCCGCCAGAGCATAGCATCCATCGATGAGTTGCCCGATGGTATCGACTGCGCGGTATTGGCCGTGCCCGGGACAGCCGCTCTTCCCTCCGTCCGCGCCTGCGCCGCCAAGCGGTTCGGAAGCGTGATCGTCTTCTCTGCCGGCTTTGGCGAAGCGGGTGACGACGGCCGTGCTGCACAGGAAGAACTCGCGCGCATCGCACGCGACCACAACATGATTATCGAGGGCCCGAACTGCCTTGGGATGGTCAACTATCTCGACGGCATCCCGCTCACCTTCGTAATGACGCCTCCGCAGCCATCGCCTGAAATAGCCGGCGCAGCAATTCTCTCGCAAAGCGGCGCGCTTGCTGCGGTCATCGCTGTCAACATGCGGCATCACCGGATCCCTCTCACATACTCCGTATCCACCGGCAATGAAGCCGCCAATGGAGTCGAAGACTTCCTGGAGCACCTCATCGGCGACGAGCGCACGCGCGTGTTTGCCCTTATAGTCGAGCAGTTCAGGCAGCCACAACGCTTCCTCGCACTCGCACGCCGCGCGCGTCGGTCCGGGCAGCTTATCGCCCTCCTCCATCCAGGACACAGCAAAGAGGCGCGTGCATCCGCAGCCACGCACACCGGCGCCATCGCCGGTGACTACCAGGTGATGCACACGCTCGTCACGCGCGCCGGCGTCATTCACGTCGAGAGCATGGAAGAGCTCGTAGACGTAACTCAGATCTTGGTCCGATGCCGTGAACTCCCCGCTGGCGGCACTGCTGTCTTCACCGAATCCGGCGCATTCAAAGCACTCACGCTCGACCTCTGCAATCGGATCGGCTTACACCTTCCCGCTCTTTCGCCGCGCGCTGAACAGGCGCTACGGCAAGCCCTGCCGCCGTTCATTCCTCCGTCGAACCCTCTGGACCTTACGGCACAAGGCCTCGTCGATCCCGACCTCTACCGTCGCACACTGCCTCCCGTACTGGATGACGATGGCTTCGGCAGTGTGATGCTGGGCATCATCCTCACTGATGCCGGAACCACCCGCCTCAAGCTTCCACCCATCGTCGATGCGCTCACTACGTTGAGGCCGGATAAGCCCGTAATCTTCGCGGCACTCGATGAGGGTGCGCCCTTCGACTTCCCTGAACTAGAACAATTGCGAGCTCTCGGCGTTCCGTGTTTCCCTTCGCCAGAGCGCGCTCTGCGCGCGATTGGCCGAATCTCAGCACGCAGAATCAGCATCGAGCAGAACCACGCTGAGGCCCTCGCGAACGCCCCAATTCACGCTGATCACGCTGGCGTTCTGTCCGAGTTCGAAAGCAAAAGGCTCCTCTCGCAACTCGGCATCCCTGTTCCCGCTGGCGATCTCGCGCGCACAGTTGATGACGCGCTTAGCATCGCCGCTGACACCGGCTATCCCATCGCTCTCAAGGCGCAATCACCCCACCTGCCGCACAAAAGCGACGCAGGCGGAGTGCTGCTCAACATTAATTCCGACGACGCTCTGCGTACAGCCTGGGACAAGCTGCACAACAACGTGCGAAGCGCAAATCCCGGCTTGGAGCTCGACGGCATACTCGTGGAACACATGGGCGACCAAGGCGTGGAACTCATCGTCGGCGCCCGCAATGATCCGCAGTGGGGACCGGTCCTGCTCGTCGGCTTCGGCGGAGTGCTCGCGGAAGCCGTGGACGATGTACGCCTACTCGCCCCCGATCTCTCCGTTGAGGAGATCGAATGCGAATTGCACAGGCTGCGTTGTAGCGCACTGCTTCGAGGCTTCCGCGGCGCGCCCGCGCTCGACGTCTCCGCGCTAGCAAACATCATTGCCACTCTCGGCCGATGGATGCGTTCCGAACCGCGCCTGCTCGAGATCGACATCAATCCAGTCGTTGTATACGCGCAAGGCAAAGGCGCTTCGGCCCTCGATGCGCTGATATCGCTTGCACCCGAGTCCGATTCAAGAATGGGAAAGGAAGGTCAAGCCCAGTGAACGAAGTCGCTCTGCTCATCAATGGAAAATCTACGTCTGCCAAGGACGGCCGCTCGTTCGATCGCATCGATCCCGTCAAGGGCACTCCCGCATCAAGCGCCGCAGCCGCTGGCATTGCCGATGTTCACGCGGCTGCAGAAGCCGCAGCCGCCGCCTTCTCGACCTGGTCCGCAACGGGCCCGGGACAGCGCCGCGAGCTCCTCCTCAAATCGGCCGAAGCACTATTGGCCCATCAGAGTGACTTCATCGATGCCATGATTCGCGAGACCGGCGCCACCGCAGCCTGGGCTGGATTCAACGTTGCGTTTGCCGCATCGATTCTCCGTGAAGCCGCCTCCATCACGACCCAAATCGCAGGCGAAGTCATCCCCAGCGACGTGCCCGGCAACGTGGCCATGGCTATCCGTCAGCCCATCGGTGTGTGCGCCGCCATCGCGCCCTGGAATGCCCCTGTCATCCTCGGAGTTCGGGCGATCGCAACGCCGCTGGCCTGCGGCAACACCGTCGTCTTCAAAGCTTCAGAGGCGTGCCCCGCGGTTCATCGCCTCATTGGAAGCGCGTTGCACGAGGCCGGCATTCCCGATGGCGTGCTCAACATAATCACCAACGCACCTGAAGATGCAGCCGACATCGTCGGTGCCCTCATCGATCACCCCGCCGTCCGCCACATCAACTTCACAGGATCCACGCGCGTCGGTCGCGTCATCGCCGAGCGCGCCGCGCGCCATCTCAAGCCCGTGCTGCTCGAACTCGGCGGCAAGGCCCCGCTCATCGTGCTCGACGATGCAGACCTCGACGCAGCTGTCGACGCCTCGATCTTCGGCGCCTTCATGAACCAGGGACAGATCTGCATGTCCACTGAGCGCATCGTCGTCGATCAGAGGATTGCCGACGATTTCGTTGAACGCCTCGCGCGGAGAGCGGCAAAGCTGCCCCTGCAGGATCCATCTCTCGGTCCCACGGTCCTCGGCTCCATGGTCGACGCCAAATCCGCCGCGCGCGTCGCCACCTTAATAGAAGATGCCGTTCAGAAAGGCGCACGCATCGCCGCCGGGGGCGCCGCCAACGGCACGCTCATGCCCGCCACCGTCATCGACGGCATCACCTCCTCGATGCGCATCTACGCCGAAGAATCGTTCGGCCCCGTGGTCACCATCGTTCGCGTCAGCGGAGAAGACGAGGCCCTTCGCATCGCGAACGACACCGAGTACGGCCTCTCTGCCGCCATCTTCAGCCGCGACATCGCGCGTGCCTGGAATCTCGCCCGCCAGGTCCAGACCGGCATCTGCCACATCAACGGCCCCACCGTGCACGACGAACCGCAGATGCCCTTCGGCGGAGTCAGGGCCTCCGGCTACGGCCGCTTCGGCGGCAAGCGCGGCATCGATGAATTCACCACGCTTCGCTGGATCACGATGCAAACCGCCCCGCGCCATTACCCCTTCTAGCCCTCCGTAGCCGCCGACCGTTCCAGCTCAAACGAGGGTGTCCCAGGTCCCCGTTTCTGGGACCTGGGAAAGCACGAACCCAGACCCCACCCTCCGTCTTCCTTTCCTGTCGAGTCCGCGCGTGTCTGCCCTTCCCCTCTGTGTCAG from the Occallatibacter riparius genome contains:
- the pcaC gene encoding 4-carboxymuconolactone decarboxylase, which encodes MDDRERYDSGMQVRRAVLGHEHVDRAEQNKSGFDAEFQDLITRYAWGEIWTRPGLPRHTRSLLTIGLMVALNRGEELRLHLRAARNNGVTVDEIREVLLHCAIYCGVPAANAAFHAAREIFSLDQEAQP
- a CDS encoding 4-hydroxybenzoate 3-monooxygenase; protein product: MARSETQVGIVGAGPAGLMLSHLLHLHGISSIVLEARSRAYCEERVRAGVLEHTSVELLRNAGLSERLNREGLQHHGIDIGVDGIRHNISFLELTGKCVTVYGQQEVVNDLIARRFADNGDLRFECGDVTLHDIEGPQPLIRTNKNGNFDEIRCDYIAGCDGFHGISRFAVPAGALTVYERNYPFAWLGILAEASPSRDELLYMHHDRGFALYSMRSTRITRLYLQCAPNENIDSWSDDRIWNELRIRLGCTDGWLPAEGPILQKSVTGMRSFVVEPLQYGCLFLAGDAAHIVPPTGAKGMNLAFADVYYLSEALDAHYRQNSDEQLRQYSSKCLARIWKAQRFSWWMTSMLHRFHDESGFDHKRQLAELSYVTTSRAAATSLAENYVGLPLYT
- a CDS encoding p-hydroxycinnamoyl CoA hydratase/lyase; this translates as MSQYEGKWTTVRIEIEESIAFVIFNRPEKRNAMSPTLNREMRDVLEALEIDEQVKVLVLTGAGESWTAGMDLKEYFREVDQSPEIVQEKIRRDASTWQWKLLRMYAKPTIAMVNGWCFGGGFSPLVACDLAIASETAVFGLSEINWGIPPGNLVSKALADTVGHRKALEYIMTGETFTGLQAAEMGLVNRAVPLDKLREETIALAHKLAAKNPVVLRAAKHGFKRCRELTWEQSEDYLYAKLDQATLRDPEHGREKGLKQFLDEKSIKPGLESYRR
- a CDS encoding acetate--CoA ligase family protein; the protein is MKTDLMDAETNPLTERRNLDRLLRPRSVALVGISATAGSLGECVLTNLESSGYTGDICIVNPKRPVIHGRQSIASIDELPDGIDCAVLAVPGTAALPSVRACAAKRFGSVIVFSAGFGEAGDDGRAAQEELARIARDHNMIIEGPNCLGMVNYLDGIPLTFVMTPPQPSPEIAGAAILSQSGALAAVIAVNMRHHRIPLTYSVSTGNEAANGVEDFLEHLIGDERTRVFALIVEQFRQPQRFLALARRARRSGQLIALLHPGHSKEARASAATHTGAIAGDYQVMHTLVTRAGVIHVESMEELVDVTQILVRCRELPAGGTAVFTESGAFKALTLDLCNRIGLHLPALSPRAEQALRQALPPFIPPSNPLDLTAQGLVDPDLYRRTLPPVLDDDGFGSVMLGIILTDAGTTRLKLPPIVDALTTLRPDKPVIFAALDEGAPFDFPELEQLRALGVPCFPSPERALRAIGRISARRISIEQNHAEALANAPIHADHAGVLSEFESKRLLSQLGIPVPAGDLARTVDDALSIAADTGYPIALKAQSPHLPHKSDAGGVLLNINSDDALRTAWDKLHNNVRSANPGLELDGILVEHMGDQGVELIVGARNDPQWGPVLLVGFGGVLAEAVDDVRLLAPDLSVEEIECELHRLRCSALLRGFRGAPALDVSALANIIATLGRWMRSEPRLLEIDINPVVVYAQGKGASALDALISLAPESDSRMGKEGQAQ
- a CDS encoding aldehyde dehydrogenase encodes the protein MNEVALLINGKSTSAKDGRSFDRIDPVKGTPASSAAAAGIADVHAAAEAAAAAFSTWSATGPGQRRELLLKSAEALLAHQSDFIDAMIRETGATAAWAGFNVAFAASILREAASITTQIAGEVIPSDVPGNVAMAIRQPIGVCAAIAPWNAPVILGVRAIATPLACGNTVVFKASEACPAVHRLIGSALHEAGIPDGVLNIITNAPEDAADIVGALIDHPAVRHINFTGSTRVGRVIAERAARHLKPVLLELGGKAPLIVLDDADLDAAVDASIFGAFMNQGQICMSTERIVVDQRIADDFVERLARRAAKLPLQDPSLGPTVLGSMVDAKSAARVATLIEDAVQKGARIAAGGAANGTLMPATVIDGITSSMRIYAEESFGPVVTIVRVSGEDEALRIANDTEYGLSAAIFSRDIARAWNLARQVQTGICHINGPTVHDEPQMPFGGVRASGYGRFGGKRGIDEFTTLRWITMQTAPRHYPF
- the pcaD gene encoding 3-oxoadipate enol-lactonase; amino-acid sequence: MPAAKRDQVQLHYKLSGRASGDLLVLSNSIGSSTRMWDKVLPAFEEQYRVLRYDTRGHGASSVPVPPYTLDQLGHDILFLLDQVGAARAHFCGLSLGGMVGQWLAINAPERLGRMILANTAARIGTQQLWEQRIATVRESGMGPLAEATLTRWFTAEYRAHHPDEMAIMRQMIASTDPTGYAACCGVLRDTDLGDAIAAFNEPCLVIAGKHDPATPPCDGQALAAALTRAEYLELDASHMSAWEQADAFAQATLSFLSGGPTHG